In one Nocardia tengchongensis genomic region, the following are encoded:
- a CDS encoding SDR family oxidoreductase, with protein MSYENLAGRTAVIAGAASGMGEATALLLARNGARVALLARRADRLETLAAKIAAEGGTALAVAVDVTDSASVTAAAEAVHAAFGTVDLVVNSAGVMLPNPITEGREDEWTRMLDTNVAGRLRVIRAFLPGLLAAADAGRPADLVNISSIGAHVPFPSYAVYAATQAAITQLSATLRTELGARKVRVTNIEPGLTDTELGSHIDNPEISGQLEGMFGFIESLRADDIADLIAYTTSRPAHVNLRQAVILPTQQA; from the coding sequence ATGAGCTACGAGAACCTGGCCGGACGGACCGCCGTGATCGCCGGAGCCGCCAGCGGCATGGGCGAGGCCACCGCACTGCTGCTGGCCCGCAACGGCGCTCGCGTCGCATTGCTGGCGCGGCGCGCGGATCGGCTGGAGACGCTGGCCGCCAAGATCGCGGCCGAGGGCGGGACCGCGCTGGCGGTCGCGGTGGACGTCACCGATTCGGCGAGCGTGACCGCGGCTGCCGAAGCCGTGCACGCGGCGTTCGGGACCGTCGACCTGGTGGTGAACTCGGCGGGCGTCATGCTGCCCAACCCGATCACCGAGGGCCGCGAGGACGAATGGACCCGCATGCTGGACACCAATGTGGCCGGACGCCTGCGCGTCATCCGCGCCTTCCTGCCCGGCCTGCTGGCCGCCGCCGACGCGGGCCGCCCCGCCGACCTGGTCAACATCTCCTCCATCGGCGCGCACGTGCCCTTCCCCAGCTACGCCGTCTACGCGGCCACGCAGGCCGCCATCACCCAGCTCTCGGCGACCCTGCGCACCGAGCTGGGCGCCCGCAAGGTCCGCGTCACCAATATCGAGCCCGGCCTCACCGACACCGAATTGGGCAGCCACATCGACAATCCGGAGATCAGCGGCCAGCTCGAGGGCATGTTCGGCTTCATCGAATCCCTGCGCGCCGACGACATCGCCGACCTGATCGCCTACACCACCAGCCGCCCCGCCCACGTCAACCTGCGCCAGGCCGTCATCCTGCCCACTCAGCAGGCCTGA
- a CDS encoding FO synthase — protein MAIVDGGVAEVGLPDVGQVREWLAEAERDPAGLPDPGYLALLAADGAELERLCGLADGLRERTVGDALTFVVNRNLDTAAVSGSAARERLAALVAEAHQLGATEICMQGPLPADSDDDYLALIAAITDSAPLHLHAFRPEELLDGAARVGVPLPEFLVRAKASGLGSVPGTGARILDDEVRARLRGGPDLPVHSWVEVIEAAHRAGLTSTATMVYGHLETPAQQIAHLRLLADIQDRTGGFTEFIAMPMDPVTAAAGFRTPAVPERLRRQSRAIHAVARLLLHGRIDNIQAAWPRLGVTAAVELLHCGANDFGGLLLDGRLAPESGPEAGLTLTVADVEQIAAEHGRSLCQRTTQYGRI, from the coding sequence GTGGCGATCGTGGATGGTGGTGTCGCCGAAGTCGGCTTGCCCGATGTGGGTCAGGTGCGGGAATGGCTGGCCGAGGCGGAGCGGGACCCGGCGGGGCTGCCGGACCCGGGGTATCTCGCGTTGCTGGCGGCCGACGGTGCCGAGCTGGAGCGGCTGTGCGGGCTGGCGGACGGGCTGCGGGAGCGGACCGTCGGCGATGCGCTGACCTTCGTCGTGAACCGGAATCTGGACACCGCCGCGGTGTCGGGCTCGGCCGCGCGCGAGCGGCTCGCCGCGCTGGTCGCCGAGGCGCACCAGCTCGGCGCCACCGAGATCTGCATGCAAGGACCACTGCCCGCGGACAGCGATGACGACTACCTGGCGTTGATCGCCGCGATCACCGACAGCGCACCCCTGCATCTGCATGCCTTCCGCCCCGAGGAACTGCTCGACGGCGCGGCCCGGGTCGGGGTGCCGCTGCCGGAATTCCTGGTGCGGGCCAAGGCTTCCGGGCTCGGTTCGGTGCCCGGGACCGGCGCCCGCATTCTCGACGACGAGGTCCGCGCCCGGCTCCGGGGCGGACCGGATCTGCCGGTGCACAGCTGGGTCGAGGTGATCGAGGCGGCGCACCGCGCGGGGCTGACCTCCACCGCGACCATGGTGTACGGGCACCTCGAGACGCCGGCGCAGCAGATCGCCCACCTGCGACTGCTCGCCGACATTCAGGACCGCACCGGCGGCTTCACCGAATTCATCGCCATGCCGATGGATCCGGTCACCGCCGCCGCCGGATTCCGCACGCCCGCCGTCCCGGAACGACTCCGGCGGCAGTCCCGGGCGATCCACGCCGTCGCGCGGCTGCTGCTGCACGGGCGCATCGACAATATCCAGGCGGCCTGGCCGCGGCTGGGTGTGACCGCGGCGGTCGAGCTGCTGCACTGTGGCGCAAACGATTTCGGCGGCCTACTGCTCGACGGCCGGCTCGCCCCGGAATCCGGTCCCGAAGCCGGGCTGACCCTCACCGTCGCCGACGTCGAGCAGATCGCCGCCGAACACGGCCGCTCACTGTGCCAGCGCACCACCCAATACGGCCGGATCTGA
- a CDS encoding helix-turn-helix transcriptional regulator: protein MQNDLGDFLRSRRSRIQPADAGLREYGRRRVPGLRREEVAQLAGVSVDYYIRLEQGRGKHVSDAVLDAVARALRLTEPERLHLYALARPGGTVDAHPATASGVYSGTVHPGVRLVLDALTAPAFVLGRRMDVLAWNALGDLVSGFSRVPAAERNQARYLFLEPVAPVFYPEWETVAGETVAFLRRDAGLHPDDPKLAALVEELSARSADFARLWASHPVKEKTRGAKLIQHPEAGRLELGYETLALPADPDQLLVVYTAEPESTTAAALARLASRRSVGV from the coding sequence ATGCAGAACGATCTGGGCGACTTCCTGCGCTCGCGCCGCTCCCGCATCCAGCCCGCGGATGCCGGACTCCGCGAATACGGCCGCCGCCGGGTGCCGGGCCTGCGCCGCGAGGAGGTGGCGCAACTCGCCGGGGTCAGCGTCGACTACTACATCCGCCTGGAACAGGGCCGCGGCAAACATGTCTCGGACGCCGTGCTCGACGCGGTCGCCCGCGCGCTGCGGCTGACCGAGCCGGAACGGCTGCACCTGTACGCACTGGCGCGGCCCGGCGGCACCGTGGACGCCCACCCTGCCACGGCGTCGGGCGTGTACAGCGGCACCGTGCACCCGGGCGTGCGCCTGGTGCTCGACGCCCTCACCGCGCCCGCCTTCGTGCTGGGCAGGAGAATGGACGTGCTGGCCTGGAATGCCTTGGGCGACTTGGTTTCCGGCTTCTCGCGGGTCCCCGCGGCGGAGCGCAATCAGGCCCGCTACCTGTTCCTCGAACCCGTCGCGCCGGTCTTTTATCCGGAGTGGGAGACGGTGGCCGGGGAGACCGTCGCGTTCCTGCGCCGCGACGCGGGCCTGCACCCGGACGACCCGAAGCTGGCCGCCCTGGTCGAGGAGCTCTCGGCCCGCAGCGCGGACTTCGCGCGGCTGTGGGCCTCGCATCCGGTCAAGGAGAAGACGCGCGGGGCCAAGCTGATTCAGCATCCGGAGGCGGGCCGACTCGAGCTCGGATACGAGACCCTGGCGCTGCCGGCCGATCCCGATCAGCTGCTGGTCGTCTACACCGCCGAGCCGGAGTCGACGACCGCGGCCGCGCTGGCCCGGCTGGCGTCACGGCGCTCGGTCGGCGTCTGA
- a CDS encoding DUF4097 family beta strand repeat-containing protein codes for MTAFETPAPIAVAVAVAAGNVTVNASDRTDTTVDVRPANAAKKEDVRAAEQVRIDFIDGVLTVQTPTGWRAHNPFTTVGTIAVTIAVPAGSRLTGTVGLGSLRGAGGLGECELEVSAGDITVERPQGSVTAKAAKGDIHITEAARGVLRLETSMGDLSVGIKPGSAAQLESNTKSGSVQNRLAAVDQPQDVVQVFAHTSFGNVSIGQETAA; via the coding sequence ATGACCGCCTTCGAGACCCCCGCCCCGATCGCCGTCGCCGTCGCCGTGGCCGCCGGAAACGTCACCGTCAACGCCTCCGACCGCACCGACACCACCGTCGACGTCCGGCCCGCGAACGCCGCCAAGAAGGAGGACGTGCGCGCCGCCGAGCAGGTCCGCATCGACTTCATCGACGGCGTCCTCACCGTGCAGACCCCCACCGGCTGGCGCGCCCACAACCCGTTCACCACCGTCGGGACGATCGCGGTCACCATCGCCGTCCCCGCCGGCTCCCGCCTCACCGGCACCGTCGGCCTGGGCAGCCTGCGCGGCGCCGGCGGCCTCGGCGAATGCGAGCTGGAGGTGTCCGCCGGCGACATCACCGTCGAGCGCCCGCAGGGCTCGGTGACCGCGAAGGCCGCCAAGGGCGACATCCACATCACCGAGGCCGCCCGCGGCGTGCTGCGCCTGGAAACCTCCATGGGCGACCTCAGCGTCGGCATCAAGCCCGGCAGCGCCGCCCAGCTGGAGTCCAACACCAAGAGCGGCTCGGTGCAGAACCGGCTGGCCGCCGTCGACCAGCCGCAGGACGTCGTCCAGGTGTTCGCGCACACCTCCTTCGGCAATGTCAGCATCGGCCAGGAAACCGCCGCCTGA
- a CDS encoding BTAD domain-containing putative transcriptional regulator, whose protein sequence is MQIRMLGPLEIRTEDGGSLDVPGVRLRALLIALALEPGRAVAKTTLVDWIWGERPPADAANALQALVSRLRKVLPDGVIDVQPGGYRLAVEPRAVDAVRFEQLLEAARGGAEAQRVQPLREALELWRGAPLQDIGAQENAAIDAVITRFEGLRLAAAEDLYETEIRLGRGAALVAELTELVDRNPVRERLADALMRALAAAGRGAEALTVYQRTREALADELGVDPSPELSALHVALLRGEVGAQREEDRRTNLRAELTSFVGKRADIAAVRELVAAHRLTTVTGPGGSGKTRLATETGRALLAELPDGAWLVELAATGSSGDLAQSALAALGLRDALLGGAPNAEPIDRLIAAVRERDMLLILDNCEHVIESAAAFAHRMLGECRRLRILATSREPLGITGEALWQVEPLALPAGNADAAEIESSPAVQLLRDRASAVRKDLASDARSLATMARVCRALDGIPLAIELAAARLRTMSLEQLADRLDDRFRLLTGGSRTAIPQHRTLRAVVDWSWELLTDAERRVLRRLAVFSGGASLEAAEQVCAAAEFGADAAVEQWEVLELLTALTEKSLLRTAGDDEPRYRMLDTIKQYAHDRLVEAGESDAARRAHLAYVTGLAATAEPHLRRAEQVQWLAVLDAEHDNIAAAMRGALAAGDAPGALGLAAAAGWYWWLSGHKAEGLELVSAAAALPDETVDAETRATVYGLVVHFVTSGPGDQHQVEEWIHKASRVSQGIRTSHPALAFLGALERMLQGPDQFLPAFEALLDDEDPWVRALARLQTGKLRVVLGQDGEAADEQLELALAEFRAIGERWGMSFALTELADRIAMRGEFGRACAYFEQAVAAATEVGAVEDAVRMRARQAQLYWLLGDFDASAVALAEAQRYADQAAWPSGLAELALVKAELARWNGDGAETRRQIAVATAMLGEEAGQPFISALIHDLRGYLAEDPGEARTERAAAFAAATAGGHAPLLARIIVGIADLALRDGQDEQAVRLLAAGDAVRGLADRSHPDVARIEQTTRSRLGEDGFTEAAGEGTRADWHELAQVTLAC, encoded by the coding sequence GTGCAGATCAGGATGCTTGGACCGCTCGAGATCCGAACCGAGGACGGTGGATCGCTGGACGTGCCGGGTGTCCGGTTGCGGGCGTTGTTGATCGCGCTCGCGCTCGAACCCGGCCGCGCGGTCGCGAAAACCACGCTGGTCGACTGGATCTGGGGTGAGCGCCCGCCCGCGGACGCGGCGAACGCGCTGCAGGCGCTCGTCTCCCGGCTGCGAAAGGTGCTGCCGGACGGGGTGATCGACGTGCAGCCCGGCGGCTACCGGCTGGCGGTGGAACCCCGCGCCGTGGACGCCGTCCGGTTCGAGCAGCTGCTGGAAGCGGCCCGTGGCGGCGCGGAGGCGCAGCGGGTGCAGCCTCTGCGCGAGGCCCTGGAACTGTGGCGCGGCGCGCCGTTGCAGGACATCGGCGCCCAGGAGAACGCGGCCATCGACGCGGTGATCACCCGCTTCGAGGGCCTGCGCCTGGCCGCCGCCGAGGATCTCTACGAAACCGAGATCCGCCTCGGCCGGGGCGCGGCCCTGGTCGCCGAACTGACCGAGCTGGTGGATCGGAACCCGGTGCGGGAGCGGCTCGCCGACGCGCTGATGCGCGCGCTCGCCGCCGCGGGCCGGGGCGCGGAAGCGCTGACCGTCTACCAGCGGACCCGCGAAGCCCTCGCCGACGAGCTGGGTGTTGACCCCTCGCCGGAACTGTCCGCACTGCATGTGGCGCTGCTGCGCGGCGAGGTGGGTGCGCAGCGTGAGGAGGACCGCCGCACCAACCTGCGCGCCGAGCTGACCAGCTTCGTCGGCAAGCGCGCCGATATCGCCGCGGTGCGCGAACTCGTTGCGGCCCACCGGCTCACGACGGTGACCGGGCCGGGCGGCTCCGGCAAGACCCGGCTGGCCACCGAGACCGGCCGCGCCCTGCTCGCCGAGCTGCCGGACGGGGCGTGGCTGGTGGAGCTGGCCGCCACCGGTTCGAGCGGCGACCTCGCGCAGTCCGCGCTGGCCGCGCTCGGCCTGCGGGACGCGCTGCTCGGCGGCGCGCCCAACGCGGAACCCATCGACCGGCTCATCGCGGCCGTCCGCGAGCGCGACATGCTGTTGATCCTCGACAACTGCGAGCACGTGATCGAGTCCGCGGCCGCCTTCGCTCACCGCATGCTCGGCGAGTGCCGGCGGCTGCGAATCCTGGCCACCAGCCGGGAACCGCTGGGCATCACGGGCGAGGCGCTGTGGCAGGTGGAGCCGCTGGCCCTGCCCGCCGGGAACGCGGATGCCGCGGAGATCGAATCCTCCCCGGCCGTCCAGCTGCTGCGCGACCGGGCGAGCGCGGTGCGCAAGGACCTCGCCTCCGATGCCCGCTCACTGGCGACCATGGCCCGGGTGTGCCGGGCGCTGGACGGGATCCCGCTGGCCATCGAATTGGCCGCGGCGCGGTTGCGCACCATGTCCCTCGAGCAGCTGGCCGACCGCCTCGACGACCGGTTCCGGCTGCTGACCGGCGGCAGCCGCACCGCGATCCCGCAGCACCGCACCCTGCGCGCGGTGGTCGACTGGAGCTGGGAGCTGCTCACCGACGCCGAGCGCCGGGTGTTGCGCCGGCTCGCCGTGTTCTCCGGCGGCGCGAGTCTGGAAGCGGCCGAACAGGTTTGCGCGGCCGCCGAGTTCGGTGCGGACGCCGCGGTCGAGCAGTGGGAGGTGCTCGAACTGCTGACCGCGCTGACCGAGAAGTCGCTGTTGCGCACCGCCGGCGACGACGAGCCGCGCTATCGCATGCTCGACACCATCAAGCAGTACGCCCACGATCGCCTGGTGGAGGCGGGGGAGTCCGACGCCGCGCGCCGGGCGCACCTGGCCTACGTCACCGGTCTGGCCGCGACCGCGGAACCGCATCTGCGCCGCGCCGAACAGGTTCAGTGGCTGGCGGTCCTGGACGCCGAGCACGACAACATCGCGGCCGCCATGCGTGGCGCGCTAGCCGCCGGTGACGCGCCCGGCGCGTTGGGGCTGGCCGCGGCGGCCGGTTGGTACTGGTGGTTGAGCGGGCACAAGGCCGAGGGCCTGGAGCTGGTCAGCGCCGCCGCGGCCCTGCCCGACGAGACGGTGGACGCCGAGACCCGGGCCACCGTGTACGGGCTGGTCGTGCACTTCGTGACCTCCGGGCCCGGTGATCAGCATCAGGTGGAGGAGTGGATCCACAAGGCGAGCCGGGTAAGTCAGGGCATCCGCACCAGCCATCCGGCGCTGGCCTTCTTGGGCGCGCTGGAGCGGATGTTGCAGGGGCCCGACCAGTTTCTGCCCGCCTTCGAAGCGTTGCTCGATGACGAGGACCCGTGGGTGCGGGCCCTGGCCAGGCTGCAGACCGGAAAGTTGCGGGTCGTGCTCGGTCAGGACGGGGAGGCGGCGGACGAGCAGCTGGAGCTGGCGCTGGCCGAGTTCCGGGCGATCGGTGAGCGCTGGGGGATGTCGTTCGCGTTGACCGAGCTGGCCGATCGGATCGCCATGCGCGGTGAATTCGGCCGGGCGTGCGCGTATTTCGAACAGGCGGTGGCGGCGGCCACCGAGGTCGGCGCTGTCGAGGACGCCGTCCGGATGCGCGCCCGCCAGGCCCAGTTGTATTGGCTGCTGGGTGATTTCGATGCCAGTGCGGTCGCGCTGGCCGAGGCGCAGCGGTACGCGGATCAGGCGGCCTGGCCGAGCGGTCTGGCCGAATTGGCTTTGGTGAAAGCGGAATTGGCGCGCTGGAATGGTGACGGCGCGGAGACCAGGCGCCAGATCGCCGTCGCCACCGCGATGCTGGGTGAGGAGGCCGGGCAGCCGTTCATCAGCGCGTTGATCCACGATCTGCGCGGCTATCTGGCCGAGGATCCGGGCGAGGCCAGAACCGAACGCGCCGCGGCCTTCGCGGCGGCGACCGCCGGCGGGCACGCGCCGCTGCTGGCCCGGATCATCGTGGGCATCGCGGATCTGGCGTTGCGGGACGGTCAGGACGAGCAGGCGGTGCGGCTGCTGGCGGCCGGTGACGCGGTGCGCGGACTGGCCGATCGCTCGCATCCGGATGTGGCCCGGATCGAGCAGACGACACGAAGCCGCCTCGGTGAAGACGGCTTCACCGAGGCGGCGGGGGAGGGGACGCGGGCGGACTGGCACGAGCTGGCCCAGGTCACGCTCGCTTGCTGA
- a CDS encoding cation diffusion facilitator family transporter: protein MSDHGHSHGHDHAGHSHGATADSDKRWLAGALAVIVVFLLGEVVVGLLAQSLALLSDAAHMLTDAASIVLALWAIRLAARPAAGRMTYGWKRAEILSAQANGLTLLGLAAWLTYEAIRRLIDPPDVTGGLVLVTALVGIAVNVLASWMISRANRTSLNVEGAYQHILNDLFAFIATAVAGLIIMLTGFTRADGIATLIVVVLMVKAGVSLVRASGRIFLEAAPAYLDPVEIGSEMAAVDSVIEVHDLHIWEITSGTPSLSAHILVAENADSHAVRAAVATMLAEKHHIDHTVLQVDYTDHDECPDTDHEHIPHCQDAHGPVHRKTTASN, encoded by the coding sequence ATGAGCGACCACGGGCATTCACACGGACACGACCACGCCGGGCATTCACACGGCGCGACCGCCGACAGCGACAAACGCTGGCTGGCCGGCGCGCTCGCCGTCATCGTCGTGTTCCTGCTCGGCGAGGTCGTGGTCGGCCTGCTCGCCCAGTCGCTGGCGCTGCTCTCCGACGCCGCGCACATGCTCACCGACGCCGCCTCGATCGTGCTGGCGCTGTGGGCGATCCGCCTGGCCGCCCGGCCCGCCGCGGGCCGCATGACCTACGGCTGGAAGCGCGCCGAAATCCTCTCCGCCCAGGCCAACGGCCTGACCCTGCTGGGGTTGGCAGCCTGGCTCACCTACGAGGCCATCCGCCGCCTCATCGACCCGCCCGACGTGACCGGTGGCCTGGTGCTGGTCACCGCGCTGGTCGGCATCGCGGTGAACGTGCTGGCCAGTTGGATGATCAGCCGCGCCAACCGGACCAGCCTCAATGTCGAAGGCGCGTACCAGCACATCCTCAACGATCTGTTCGCGTTCATCGCCACCGCGGTCGCCGGTCTGATCATCATGCTCACCGGCTTCACCCGCGCCGACGGCATCGCCACCCTGATCGTGGTGGTGCTCATGGTGAAGGCGGGCGTGAGCCTGGTCCGGGCCTCGGGCCGGATCTTCCTCGAGGCCGCCCCCGCCTACCTCGACCCGGTCGAGATCGGCAGTGAGATGGCCGCCGTCGACTCCGTCATCGAAGTGCACGACCTGCACATCTGGGAGATCACGTCCGGAACGCCGTCACTGTCGGCGCACATCCTGGTCGCCGAGAACGCGGACAGTCACGCGGTGCGCGCGGCGGTCGCGACCATGCTGGCCGAGAAGCACCACATCGACCACACCGTGCTGCAGGTCGACTACACCGACCACGACGAATGCCCCGACACCGACCACGAGCACATCCCGCACTGCCAGGACGCGCACGGGCCGGTGCACCGGAAAACCACTGCGTCGAACTGA
- a CDS encoding dienelactone hydrolase family protein, whose protein sequence is MTPLQRYIAEEIATDHVEGLLSRREALRRLGLLGMGAPAAVALLASCAESAQQSPPATSVSTTAGSAVSPSSPPPGTANAVAATSISFPGPEGRTLQAAWAEAAQPRGGVLVIHENRGLTDHIRSVTGRFAGAGYSALAVDLLSEEGGTATFTDQAAATAALSKIPQDRFVADLRAGLTELGRRVPGKRLGATGFCFGGGLTWLLLTSGTPELAAATPFYGPFPDGGQVTGSKAAVLAVYGALDARVDASRPAAEAALDQAGLPHESYVADNADHAFFNDTGPRYQPTAAAEAWRRVIDWYGRYLG, encoded by the coding sequence ATGACGCCGCTGCAGCGCTATATCGCAGAGGAAATCGCCACCGACCACGTCGAGGGCCTGCTCAGCCGCCGCGAGGCACTGCGACGGTTGGGTCTGCTCGGGATGGGGGCGCCCGCCGCGGTGGCGCTGCTGGCCTCCTGTGCCGAGTCGGCCCAGCAGTCGCCTCCCGCCACGTCCGTCTCGACCACCGCCGGCTCGGCGGTGAGCCCGTCGTCTCCGCCGCCCGGGACCGCGAACGCGGTAGCGGCCACATCCATCTCCTTCCCCGGACCCGAGGGCCGCACCCTGCAGGCCGCCTGGGCCGAGGCCGCCCAGCCCCGGGGCGGGGTCCTGGTCATCCACGAGAACCGTGGCCTCACCGACCACATCCGTTCGGTGACAGGCCGTTTCGCGGGCGCCGGGTATTCGGCGCTGGCGGTGGATCTGCTCTCCGAGGAGGGCGGCACCGCGACCTTCACCGATCAGGCCGCCGCCACCGCCGCCCTGAGCAAGATTCCCCAGGACCGCTTCGTCGCCGATCTGCGCGCCGGTCTGACCGAACTGGGCCGCCGGGTGCCCGGAAAACGGCTGGGCGCCACCGGTTTCTGCTTCGGCGGCGGCCTGACCTGGCTGCTGCTCACCTCCGGCACGCCCGAACTGGCCGCCGCCACCCCGTTCTACGGCCCCTTCCCCGACGGCGGCCAGGTCACCGGCTCCAAGGCCGCGGTCCTGGCGGTCTACGGTGCTCTCGACGCCCGGGTCGACGCGTCCCGGCCCGCCGCCGAAGCGGCCTTGGACCAGGCGGGCCTGCCTCACGAGAGCTACGTCGCCGACAATGCCGACCACGCCTTCTTCAATGACACCGGCCCCCGCTACCAGCCCACCGCCGCCGCCGAAGCCTGGCGGCGCGTCATCGATTGGTACGGCCGCTACTTGGGATGA
- a CDS encoding NAD(P)/FAD-dependent oxidoreductase — translation MAPNSTAAHAHNRPELVDVLIVGAGFAGIGMGIQLARRGRESFVIIEQAEDVGGTWRDNRYPGVACDIPAHLYSFSFLPNPHWSRVFAEGAEIHDYLRSCIRQERLEPYLRLNCALEHAEWSEADGRWLVRTAQGEFSAGNLVIATGRLTEPKIPPVQNLAEFRGRRWHSARWNPKVSLVGKRVGLVGTGASAVQILPRLASEASEVVVFQRSAPYVLPRGDRFYTPDELADFAADPGTITALRDELFAEAELSIAARRRRHPEIDLLSRRALDHLATQVRDPRLRQQLTPDYEIGCKRILFSDDYYASLQLDSVTLEPTELTRTSDGMAIAASEQVYDLEVLVFATGFNATRPSIAKHIRGRTSLLSERWSNGMAAHASTAVDGFPNMYVLDGPNAALGHNSAIYVIETQIDYVLSAFDHLATSPETVLEVTPEAVHSSMLDIEERARDTVWTQGRCTSWYRDEQTGRVTLLWPDSAESFRRSNGAFDITAYR, via the coding sequence ATGGCTCCGAATTCCACTGCGGCACACGCACACAACCGCCCCGAACTGGTCGACGTCCTGATCGTCGGCGCGGGATTCGCCGGCATCGGCATGGGCATTCAGCTGGCCCGCCGCGGCCGGGAATCGTTCGTGATCATCGAACAGGCCGAGGACGTGGGCGGCACCTGGCGCGACAACCGCTATCCCGGTGTGGCCTGCGATATTCCGGCCCACCTCTATTCCTTCTCGTTCCTGCCGAACCCGCACTGGTCGCGAGTGTTCGCGGAGGGCGCGGAGATCCACGACTACCTGCGCTCGTGCATCCGGCAGGAGCGGCTGGAACCATATCTGCGGCTGAATTGCGCACTGGAACACGCGGAATGGAGCGAAGCCGACGGGCGCTGGCTGGTGCGGACCGCGCAGGGCGAGTTCTCGGCCGGCAATCTCGTCATCGCCACCGGGCGGCTGACCGAGCCCAAGATCCCTCCCGTCCAGAACCTCGCCGAATTCCGCGGCCGCCGTTGGCATTCGGCGCGCTGGAACCCGAAGGTCTCCCTGGTCGGCAAGCGCGTCGGACTGGTGGGCACCGGCGCGTCCGCGGTGCAGATCCTGCCGCGACTGGCGAGCGAGGCCAGCGAGGTCGTGGTGTTCCAGCGCTCGGCCCCCTACGTGCTGCCCCGCGGCGACCGCTTCTACACCCCCGACGAGCTGGCCGATTTCGCCGCCGACCCGGGCACCATCACCGCGCTGCGGGACGAACTGTTCGCCGAGGCGGAACTCAGCATCGCCGCCCGCCGGCGCCGCCACCCCGAGATCGATCTGCTCAGCCGCCGCGCGCTCGACCATCTGGCGACCCAGGTCCGCGACCCGCGGCTGCGGCAACAGCTGACCCCGGACTACGAGATCGGCTGCAAGCGGATCCTGTTCTCCGACGACTACTACGCGTCCCTGCAGCTGGACAGCGTCACCCTGGAACCGACCGAACTGACCCGGACCAGCGACGGCATGGCCATCGCGGCCAGCGAGCAGGTCTACGACCTGGAAGTACTGGTCTTCGCGACCGGGTTCAACGCCACCCGCCCGTCGATCGCCAAGCACATCCGGGGCCGCACCTCGCTGCTGTCCGAACGCTGGAGCAACGGCATGGCCGCACACGCCTCGACCGCGGTCGACGGCTTCCCCAACATGTACGTGCTGGACGGCCCGAACGCGGCACTGGGCCACAACTCCGCGATCTACGTGATCGAAACCCAGATCGACTATGTGCTCAGTGCTTTCGACCACCTCGCCACCAGCCCGGAGACGGTCCTGGAGGTGACCCCCGAGGCGGTGCACTCCTCCATGCTCGACATCGAGGAACGCGCCCGCGACACGGTCTGGACCCAGGGCCGCTGCACCAGCTGGTACCGCGACGAGCAGACCGGGCGGGTGACGCTGCTGTGGCCCGACTCCGCCGAGTCGTTCCGCCGCAGCAACGGCGCGTTCGACATCACCGCCTACCGGTGA